One genomic region from Nostoc sphaeroides encodes:
- the trxA gene encoding thioredoxin produces MATKKEFNSFEEMLSASDVPVLVDFYADWCGPCQMMVPILEQVNAQLSDRLRIVKIDTEKYTDLATHYKIASLPTLVLFKQGQPVDRIEGVMQAPQLVQYLQTKI; encoded by the coding sequence ATGGCAACTAAAAAGGAATTTAACAGCTTTGAAGAGATGCTGTCTGCTTCTGATGTACCTGTATTAGTAGATTTTTACGCTGACTGGTGTGGCCCATGCCAAATGATGGTGCCAATTTTAGAACAAGTGAATGCCCAACTTAGCGATCGCCTACGAATTGTCAAAATAGACACAGAAAAATACACAGATTTGGCTACCCACTATAAAATTGCCTCTCTACCAACCTTGGTACTGTTTAAGCAGGGTCAGCCTGTGGATCGGATAGAGGGAGTGATGCAAGCACCGCAGTTGGTGCAATATCTACAAACAAAGATTTAA
- the fabG gene encoding 3-oxoacyl-[acyl-carrier-protein] reductase, with product MTLLQDKVAIITGASRGIGRAIAIELALQGAIAVINYASSSAAAEAVVTEITSAGGQAIAIQADVSKGDQVDALVKTVMEKFSRVDILVNNAGITRDNLLLRLKTEDWQAVIDLNLTGVFLCTRAISKIMLKQRSGRIINITSVAGLMGNPGQSNYSAAKAGVIGFTKSVAKELATRGITVNAVAPGFIATDMTSDLNNPEDILKYIPLGRFGQPEEIAGMVRFLAADPAATYITGQVFNVDGGMVMA from the coding sequence ATGACACTATTACAAGATAAAGTCGCAATTATTACAGGTGCATCACGAGGAATTGGTCGAGCGATCGCAATTGAATTAGCCTTACAAGGAGCGATCGCAGTTATCAATTATGCCAGTTCTAGTGCAGCAGCTGAAGCAGTTGTTACAGAAATTACAAGTGCGGGAGGTCAGGCGATCGCTATCCAAGCTGATGTTTCTAAAGGCGATCAAGTAGATGCATTAGTTAAGACCGTCATGGAAAAGTTCAGTCGTGTGGATATCTTAGTCAACAACGCAGGTATTACCCGCGACAATCTGCTTTTGCGTTTGAAGACAGAGGATTGGCAAGCTGTGATAGACCTAAATCTAACTGGTGTTTTCTTATGTACACGCGCCATCAGTAAAATTATGCTTAAGCAGCGATCGGGACGGATTATCAACATTACTTCCGTTGCAGGGCTAATGGGCAACCCAGGACAGTCAAACTACAGCGCCGCCAAAGCAGGTGTAATCGGCTTCACCAAAAGCGTTGCCAAAGAACTAGCTACTCGCGGCATCACCGTTAACGCCGTCGCCCCTGGATTCATCGCCACCGACATGACCAGCGATCTCAACAACCCCGAAGATATTCTGAAATACATTCCACTCGGTCGCTTCGGTCAACCAGAAGAAATCGCTGGCATGGTGCGCTTCCTCGCCGCCGATCCCGCCGCCACCTACATCACCGGACAAGTCTTTAACGTCGATGGCGGCATGGTAATGGCGTAA
- the aroB gene encoding 3-dehydroquinate synthase, producing the protein MTSVINVNLPDQSYEIAIAPSSLDQLGQQMASLKLGKKVLLVSNPTIFKHFGERAITSLRDATRTLSSANASLTSAGFEVASCTLPPGERYKTLNSIQKLYDIALENRLERSSTMVALGGGVIGDMTGFAAATWLRGINVVQVPTTLLAMVDSAIGGKTGVNHPHGKNLIGAFHQPRLVLIDPEVLKTLPMREFRAGMAEVIKYGVIWDAELFAQLEASKRLDQLRYVKPELIHTILMRSCQAKADVVSKDEKEGGLRAILNYGHTIGHAVESLTGYRLVNHGEAVAIGMVAAGQIAVELGMWQKEDTERQNALIQKAGLPTQLPSGVDIEAIIDALQLDKKVKAGKVRFVLPTEIGVVTVTDEVPSDIIRQVLQGM; encoded by the coding sequence ATGACTTCTGTAATTAATGTAAATTTACCAGACCAGTCTTATGAGATTGCGATCGCACCTTCGAGTTTAGATCAACTGGGTCAACAGATGGCCAGTCTGAAGCTAGGCAAGAAGGTATTGCTAGTTTCTAATCCGACTATTTTTAAGCATTTTGGGGAAAGAGCGATAACTTCTCTGCGAGACGCTACGCGAACGTTAAGCTCCGCTAACGCATCCCTAACATCTGCTGGATTTGAAGTTGCTAGCTGCACTCTACCACCAGGTGAACGCTACAAAACCCTCAATTCCATCCAAAAACTTTACGATATCGCCTTAGAAAACCGCCTAGAACGTTCTTCTACAATGGTGGCTTTGGGCGGAGGTGTAATTGGCGATATGACTGGCTTTGCAGCCGCAACTTGGCTGCGCGGCATTAATGTTGTCCAAGTGCCTACAACTCTCTTGGCGATGGTGGATTCGGCAATTGGTGGCAAAACTGGCGTGAATCATCCCCACGGCAAAAACTTGATTGGGGCATTCCATCAACCGCGCTTGGTTTTGATTGACCCAGAAGTATTGAAAACTCTACCTATGCGTGAGTTTCGCGCCGGAATGGCAGAAGTTATTAAATATGGTGTAATTTGGGATGCCGAATTGTTTGCCCAATTGGAAGCAAGTAAACGTCTCGACCAACTCCGCTATGTAAAACCTGAACTGATACATACCATATTAATGCGCTCTTGTCAAGCTAAAGCTGATGTTGTTAGCAAAGATGAGAAAGAAGGCGGATTGCGGGCGATTCTCAACTATGGACATACCATCGGTCATGCAGTGGAAAGTTTGACTGGTTATCGTCTAGTAAATCACGGTGAAGCGGTGGCCATTGGTATGGTAGCAGCCGGTCAAATTGCTGTGGAATTGGGAATGTGGCAAAAAGAAGACACGGAACGTCAAAATGCTTTAATTCAAAAAGCAGGTTTACCGACTCAGTTACCATCTGGGGTAGATATTGAAGCAATTATTGACGCGTTGCAGTTAGATAAGAAAGTCAAAGCAGGGAAAGTGCGGTTCGTTTTACCAACAGAGATTGGTGTAGTTACAGTTACCGATGAAGTGCCATCGGATATCATTCGGCAAGTTTTGCAGGGAATGTGA
- a CDS encoding Uma2 family endonuclease — MILQAKNQLTLQEFLNLSPGEGDITYELVDGQAIPKMSPKFFHAKLTRVLLNLIEQSCEGKGEVCPEWAVALTRRGRDWMPIPDILYISYESLPANWDENEACPVPPDLVIEIISPGQTFGQMAAKAKDYLDAKVLRVWVVDSKARSITVFYPDAAPQTYMGEELLKDSLFEGLEFTVEQVFQKAKIPLGM; from the coding sequence ATGATACTCCAAGCCAAGAATCAATTAACCTTGCAAGAGTTCTTAAATCTTTCACCAGGTGAGGGAGATATAACTTATGAACTTGTTGATGGTCAAGCAATTCCTAAAATGTCACCAAAATTTTTTCACGCAAAACTTACGCGCGTGCTTCTCAATTTGATTGAGCAATCGTGTGAGGGGAAAGGAGAAGTTTGCCCGGAATGGGCTGTTGCATTAACCCGTCGGGGGCGAGATTGGATGCCAATTCCAGATATTTTGTACATTTCTTATGAAAGTTTACCCGCTAACTGGGATGAAAACGAAGCTTGTCCTGTTCCTCCTGATTTGGTGATTGAAATTATTTCGCCCGGACAAACCTTTGGACAAATGGCAGCTAAAGCCAAAGACTATTTAGATGCTAAGGTGTTGCGGGTGTGGGTGGTAGATAGTAAAGCGAGAAGCATTACTGTTTTTTATCCAGATGCAGCACCACAAACTTATATGGGAGAAGAATTACTCAAAGATTCTTTATTTGAGGGATTGGAATTTACTGTTGAGCAGGTGTTTCAAAAGGCAAAAATACCATTAGGAATGTGA
- a CDS encoding S-layer protein: MNCKLLATVVVLATTSFVTPVKSQEPTTDTPAKSNQVLNACVQNQAETLPNPFSDVPSNHWAFKAVMTMHYCGAFRKATPPALFYKLQPTNSQQRSQKESQFQN, encoded by the coding sequence ATGAACTGCAAACTTCTGGCAACAGTCGTAGTACTAGCTACTACTAGCTTTGTTACCCCTGTTAAATCTCAAGAACCTACTACCGATACACCAGCAAAATCGAATCAAGTTTTGAATGCTTGTGTTCAGAATCAAGCAGAAACTTTACCGAATCCCTTTAGTGATGTGCCATCAAACCATTGGGCTTTTAAAGCGGTTATGACTATGCACTACTGCGGTGCTTTCCGCAAAGCTACGCCACCAGCTTTATTTTACAAACTGCAACCAACAAATAGCCAGCAGCGATCGCAGAAAGAATCGCAGTTTCAAAACTAG
- a CDS encoding acyl-CoA thioesterase, which translates to MLTFKTLLRVRHYEMDALGHVNNAVYQNYLEQAAIEHSEYLGLTLDVYRQVGGVFVMRRVEIDYLRPAVAGDTLEVTTWLKEMRGTRALRCYEIRKQNQDNLLVTAEALWVWVDAQTMRPRPIPSIMLDKFLQIQNPGVTS; encoded by the coding sequence ATGTTAACGTTCAAAACTCTGCTACGCGTCCGCCACTATGAGATGGACGCCCTTGGGCATGTAAATAACGCCGTCTACCAAAATTATCTAGAACAAGCAGCCATTGAGCATTCAGAATACCTGGGCTTAACTTTGGATGTATATCGACAAGTAGGTGGCGTATTTGTGATGCGGCGGGTAGAAATTGACTATTTACGCCCAGCAGTAGCAGGCGATACCCTAGAAGTCACTACCTGGTTGAAGGAAATGCGCGGGACTCGTGCCTTGCGATGCTACGAAATTCGTAAACAAAACCAAGATAATTTGTTAGTAACGGCAGAGGCGCTATGGGTTTGGGTGGATGCACAGACTATGCGCCCACGACCAATTCCCAGTATCATGTTAGACAAATTTTTGCAAATCCAAAACCCAGGTGTTACAAGCTAA
- a CDS encoding TrmH family RNA methyltransferase codes for MLTSLQNSLVKQIRKLHSTKERHKQQLFLLEGTHLLEEACAVNYPLETVCCTPDWQAAHPSLWEEACSRCDRAEIVSKEILDAIATTVQPDGVVATAKRSVGASPTGGVRQTQLPFTGIILALETVQDPGNLGTMIRTAAAAGASGLWVSADSVDLDSPKVLRASAGQWFRLATAVSEDLKATVQQSQQAGMQVVATLPSATLTYWEVDWRKPSLILLGNEGAGLSAELAAIADKQVRIPLSPGVESLNVAIAAALMLYEARRQISQELGVRS; via the coding sequence ATGTTGACCAGCTTACAAAATTCCTTAGTCAAGCAAATCCGCAAACTCCACTCCACCAAGGAGCGGCACAAGCAGCAGTTATTTTTATTAGAAGGGACACATCTGTTAGAGGAAGCTTGTGCGGTAAATTACCCACTAGAAACAGTTTGTTGTACTCCAGATTGGCAAGCAGCCCACCCTTCACTCTGGGAAGAAGCTTGTAGCCGATGCGATCGCGCCGAAATTGTGAGCAAAGAAATTTTGGATGCGATCGCTACTACAGTCCAACCGGATGGTGTAGTTGCAACGGCAAAACGAAGCGTTGGCGCTTCGCCCACGGGAGGTGTTCGCCAAACTCAACTACCATTTACTGGTATAATTCTGGCTTTAGAAACCGTGCAAGATCCCGGCAATCTGGGTACAATGATTCGCACTGCTGCTGCTGCTGGAGCATCAGGATTATGGGTAAGTGCAGACAGTGTAGATTTAGACAGTCCCAAAGTTCTCCGGGCTTCAGCAGGGCAATGGTTTCGCCTAGCAACAGCCGTAAGCGAAGATTTAAAAGCTACAGTTCAACAAAGTCAGCAGGCAGGAATGCAAGTAGTGGCAACCTTACCCAGTGCGACTTTAACTTATTGGGAAGTGGACTGGCGCAAACCCAGTCTGATTTTACTGGGAAATGAGGGTGCTGGATTGTCAGCAGAATTAGCAGCGATCGCAGACAAACAAGTAAGAATTCCTTTGAGTCCTGGAGTGGAATCATTGAATGTAGCGATCGCAGCTGCTTTAATGTTGTACGAAGCTCGGCGGCAAATAAGTCAAGAGTTAGGAGTTAGGAGTTAG
- the murA gene encoding UDP-N-acetylglucosamine 1-carboxyvinyltransferase, whose amino-acid sequence MNPSTSLPDAKIAPEADSSVLQIWGGHPLRGHVKISGAKNAALVIMAGALLCPGDCRIRNVPLLADVDRMGQVLLALGVRLTRQGDILDINASEIKTSKAPYELVTQLRASFFAIGAILARLGVAQMPLPGGCAIGARPVDLHVRGLQAMGAEVQIEHGICNAYVPGSSRRLKGAKIYLDIASVGATENLMMAATLAEGETIIENAAREPEVVDLANFCNAMGAKIQGAGTSRIIIEGVPKLHSVDYSIIPDRIEAGTFLLAAAITRSELLLSPVAPEHLIPVIAKLRDIGVTIIEDKPEHLRILPAETFKATDIETQYHPGFPTDMQAPFMSLLTLAEGDSVINESVFENRLRHASELNRLGADIRVKGNAAFVRGVPKLSGAPVLGTDLRASAALVIAGLAAEGKTTIQGLQHLDRGYDRLDVKLQQLGAKILRVGEASADAEIAPSISSLSS is encoded by the coding sequence ATCAATCCTTCTACCAGCTTACCAGATGCCAAAATTGCTCCAGAAGCGGACTCCTCAGTCTTGCAAATTTGGGGTGGGCATCCTTTGCGAGGTCATGTGAAAATTAGCGGGGCAAAAAATGCAGCCCTGGTAATCATGGCTGGAGCCTTGCTGTGTCCGGGCGATTGTCGTATCCGCAATGTCCCCTTATTGGCGGATGTAGACCGGATGGGTCAGGTATTATTGGCTTTGGGAGTACGTTTAACCCGGCAAGGCGATATTTTAGACATCAACGCCAGCGAAATTAAAACATCAAAAGCTCCCTACGAACTAGTTACCCAACTGAGGGCGAGTTTCTTCGCCATTGGTGCCATTCTGGCAAGATTGGGAGTAGCACAGATGCCCTTACCAGGCGGTTGTGCTATTGGGGCAAGACCAGTTGACTTGCATGTTCGAGGACTGCAAGCAATGGGAGCGGAAGTACAAATTGAGCATGGTATTTGTAATGCCTATGTCCCCGGCAGCAGCCGGAGATTAAAAGGTGCGAAGATTTACTTAGACATCGCCAGTGTCGGAGCTACGGAAAACTTGATGATGGCGGCTACCCTGGCAGAGGGCGAAACGATCATCGAAAATGCTGCCAGAGAACCGGAAGTAGTTGATTTAGCTAACTTCTGTAACGCGATGGGAGCGAAGATTCAGGGGGCGGGGACTAGCAGAATTATTATCGAAGGAGTCCCCAAGCTGCATTCTGTTGACTACAGTATCATTCCCGATCGCATTGAGGCTGGAACGTTTTTGCTAGCAGCAGCAATTACCCGTTCCGAACTTCTGCTCTCGCCAGTGGCTCCAGAACATCTTATACCAGTGATTGCCAAGCTGCGGGATATTGGGGTGACCATAATTGAGGACAAGCCTGAACACTTACGCATTCTGCCTGCGGAAACTTTCAAAGCAACGGATATTGAAACTCAATATCATCCAGGTTTTCCCACAGATATGCAAGCGCCGTTCATGTCTTTGCTGACATTGGCCGAAGGCGACAGCGTGATTAACGAATCTGTCTTTGAAAATCGCTTGCGTCATGCCTCAGAGTTGAATCGCTTGGGGGCAGACATTCGTGTTAAAGGCAACGCTGCTTTCGTTCGGGGAGTACCGAAACTATCTGGCGCACCAGTATTAGGTACAGACTTACGAGCATCAGCAGCCCTAGTCATAGCAGGACTGGCGGCAGAAGGAAAAACCACAATTCAAGGATTACAGCACCTCGATCGCGGCTATGATCGACTCGATGTGAAGTTGCAGCAATTGGGCGCTAAAATCCTCCGTGTGGGCGAAGCATCAGCAGATGCAGAAATCGCTCCCAGCATCAGTAGTCTGTCAAGTTGA
- a CDS encoding M48 family metallopeptidase — protein sequence MSFFKTPLIGLKADSFRHPLDLEATKTLKQIPGIDMLVRNWLGPMAEQVFYVENIASSILVGEKQLPDLYKLLLDACKILDIEPPQLYVRQHPAPNAYTFAVRGKQPFVVLHTSLIDILTPEEIQAVIAHELGHLKCDHSVYLTPVNLLILAAAIVPNVGTFVAQAIQAQLLEWVRCAEFTCDRAALLATQDPKVVMSVLMKLAGGSPTLAPQLNLDAFVDQARAYDDISKTELGEMVKAARTAQLTHPVPVLRAREIDRWASSTEYQSLIQSHGLKSTSNEVAPKGGWRNW from the coding sequence ATGTCTTTCTTCAAAACCCCTCTGATTGGTTTAAAAGCTGACTCATTTCGTCATCCATTAGACCTGGAAGCTACCAAAACGCTCAAGCAAATACCAGGCATAGATATGTTGGTGCGAAATTGGCTTGGGCCAATGGCAGAGCAGGTTTTTTATGTGGAAAATATTGCCTCCAGCATTCTGGTGGGTGAAAAGCAACTGCCCGATTTATACAAGCTGTTGTTAGATGCCTGCAAAATCCTGGATATAGAGCCTCCCCAGTTGTACGTCCGGCAACATCCGGCTCCCAACGCCTATACTTTTGCTGTGCGGGGTAAGCAGCCGTTTGTTGTGCTACACACATCCCTGATTGATATCCTCACACCAGAAGAAATACAGGCAGTAATTGCCCACGAGTTGGGGCATCTCAAGTGTGACCATAGTGTTTATTTGACGCCTGTAAATTTATTAATATTAGCTGCGGCGATTGTGCCCAATGTTGGAACCTTCGTTGCTCAAGCGATACAGGCACAGCTTTTAGAATGGGTACGCTGTGCTGAGTTTACCTGCGATCGCGCCGCATTACTAGCAACCCAAGACCCCAAAGTTGTTATGTCAGTATTGATGAAGTTGGCGGGTGGTTCCCCCACCTTAGCGCCACAACTGAATCTCGATGCCTTTGTTGACCAAGCTCGTGCTTACGATGATATTAGCAAGACCGAACTAGGTGAAATGGTCAAAGCTGCCCGCACAGCCCAATTAACCCATCCAGTGCCAGTGCTACGGGCGCGAGAAATCGACCGTTGGGCAAGCAGTACAGAATATCAATCTTTAATCCAAAGTCATGGACTGAAGTCTACAAGTAATGAAGTTGCACCCAAAGGCGGATGGCGAAACTGGTAA
- the tnpA gene encoding IS200/IS605 family transposase, whose translation MGSFSPDEYRHEGNAISLLNYHFVFIPKRRKKVLIGGVAERLQQIICEVCIENRWKIVAMEIMPDHVHLFLNVKPTDNPSQIMNRIKGRASHHLRKEFPELLKLPTLWTPSYFVSTAGNISTKNVIEYIAHQKG comes from the coding sequence ATGGGAAGTTTTTCTCCAGACGAGTACAGACACGAAGGTAATGCAATATCACTACTCAACTATCATTTTGTTTTTATACCCAAGCGCAGAAAGAAGGTATTGATAGGTGGAGTAGCAGAAAGGTTGCAGCAAATTATTTGTGAAGTTTGCATTGAAAATAGGTGGAAAATTGTTGCAATGGAAATCATGCCTGACCACGTTCACTTGTTTTTGAACGTGAAACCAACAGATAACCCATCCCAAATCATGAATAGAATTAAAGGACGGGCTTCTCATCACTTAAGAAAAGAGTTTCCAGAATTGCTTAAACTTCCAACTCTATGGACACCAAGCTATTTCGTTTCAACTGCTGGAAATATTTCTACAAAAAATGTAATAGAGTATATTGCACACCAAAAAGGTTAG
- a CDS encoding RNA-guided endonuclease InsQ/TnpB family protein → MLTNYVYKLRPNITQSTKLSSWLDMLRSTYNWSLADRIAQYNQQFIQGEYCDIRTRSEACPLTCFVSKNGASGEPWKDVKVGKDGKDKNPRRSAGDIQITALPDLKKARPWFAEIDSTVLQQNVKRLDTAYKNFFEGRGFPKFKNRSNFTSFTFQMGVKVQSSKIYLPKLGWMRFFNSRLIPNGFTIKAATVRKRQDGWYVSIRIEDKAIPSYASKPLDEVNSILGCDLGITKLVHLSDRHQIDNPKFSTNKKSKRTLKIRQRRVSKKVKGSKNRKKAANNLGRFHKKTVDKRTAYQWHVANKIVSRKVDAIALEDLNVSGMMRRCKIKVDEKTGRFLKNGQSRKKGLNRAISDASWGELILKIQYLAAKLGKVVIKINPKHSSQECRKCKHVDKSNRDGEKFICTQCGDHEHADIGAAKTIRDRGFEIVRGDSAKLAARQLNAQKILPRSMSKRGEFGNLSNQDIKIVKS, encoded by the coding sequence TTGCTGACAAATTACGTTTACAAGCTTCGTCCTAACATTACTCAGTCAACTAAATTGAGTAGTTGGTTGGATATGCTTCGTTCTACTTACAACTGGAGTTTAGCCGATAGAATAGCCCAATACAATCAACAGTTCATCCAGGGTGAATATTGTGACATCAGGACTAGATCGGAGGCGTGTCCACTTACTTGTTTCGTTAGCAAAAATGGTGCAAGCGGAGAGCCTTGGAAGGATGTCAAAGTGGGCAAAGATGGTAAGGATAAAAATCCACGGCGCAGTGCTGGAGATATCCAAATAACAGCGTTGCCAGATTTGAAGAAAGCTAGACCTTGGTTTGCTGAAATCGACTCTACGGTGTTACAGCAAAATGTAAAACGTTTGGACACTGCTTACAAAAACTTCTTTGAGGGTAGGGGATTCCCCAAGTTTAAGAACCGCAGTAACTTTACCTCTTTCACATTCCAGATGGGTGTTAAAGTTCAAAGCAGTAAAATCTATCTTCCTAAGTTAGGATGGATGCGGTTTTTTAATTCCCGCTTAATACCGAATGGATTTACTATCAAAGCTGCGACAGTTAGAAAACGTCAGGATGGTTGGTATGTCTCAATTCGGATTGAGGACAAAGCTATACCTAGCTATGCATCAAAACCATTGGATGAAGTTAATTCTATTCTTGGTTGCGACCTGGGGATAACAAAACTTGTCCATTTGTCAGACAGGCATCAAATCGATAATCCTAAGTTTTCAACCAACAAGAAATCTAAACGGACTTTAAAGATTAGACAAAGGAGAGTTAGCAAAAAAGTTAAAGGCAGTAAAAACCGTAAAAAAGCAGCCAATAATTTAGGACGTTTTCATAAGAAAACTGTAGACAAAAGAACAGCTTACCAGTGGCATGTTGCTAATAAGATAGTTTCTAGAAAGGTTGATGCTATTGCGTTAGAAGACCTCAATGTTTCGGGAATGATGAGGCGATGTAAAATTAAAGTTGACGAAAAAACTGGTAGATTTCTCAAAAACGGACAATCTAGAAAAAAAGGATTAAATCGCGCTATCTCTGATGCAAGCTGGGGTGAGTTGATTTTAAAGATTCAGTATCTCGCTGCAAAGCTTGGAAAGGTCGTAATTAAAATTAACCCCAAACACTCATCCCAAGAATGCAGAAAATGTAAGCATGTTGATAAGTCTAATCGTGATGGTGAGAAGTTCATCTGCACCCAGTGCGGGGATCACGAACACGCTGACATAGGTGCAGCCAAGACAATCAGGGATAGAGGTTTTGAGATAGTACGCGGGGACTCTGCGAAACTTGCTGCTCGACAGCTAAACGCCCAAAAGATATTACCACGCTCCATGAGCAAACGTGGTGAGTTTGGGAACCTGAGCAATCAGGATATTAAGATTGTGAAGTCTTAA
- a CDS encoding alpha-hydroxy acid oxidase, whose product MTVLPNDDRFQPINLFEYEKLAKDHLSQMTLDYYSSGAWDEITLRDNRAAFERVKLRPRVLVDVSDVYDGLRLRNLTTSILGQPLQLPLLIAPMAFQCLAHPDGEIATALAAASAGVGMVLSTMATKSMEEVASACDKFPDSLRWFQLYIHKDRELTRALVEKAYKAGYKALCLTVDAPVLGQRERDRRNEFALPSHLHLANLATISGLDISHEKGESGLFTYFAQQLNPAVTWDDLEWLQSLSPLPLVIKGILRGDDAVRAVEYGAKAIVVSNHGGRQLDGAIASLDALAEIVAAVDGKVEVLLDGGIRRGTDILKALALGAKAVLIGRPILWGLAVAGQIGVSHVISLLQDELNLGMALSGCAKLQDIDPSLLTLSRL is encoded by the coding sequence ATGACAGTTCTACCCAACGACGATCGCTTTCAACCCATAAATCTGTTTGAGTACGAAAAGCTAGCAAAAGATCATCTCTCTCAAATGACGCTTGATTACTATAGTAGTGGTGCTTGGGACGAAATTACATTACGAGATAATCGTGCTGCTTTTGAGAGAGTCAAGTTGCGACCTCGTGTATTAGTCGATGTAAGCGATGTCTACGACGGGCTACGCCTACGCAATCTCACTACCTCCATATTAGGGCAACCCCTGCAATTACCTTTATTAATTGCGCCGATGGCTTTTCAATGTCTAGCCCATCCAGATGGAGAAATTGCCACAGCATTAGCCGCGGCATCAGCTGGTGTGGGCATGGTGTTAAGTACAATGGCCACAAAGAGCATGGAAGAAGTGGCGAGTGCATGTGATAAATTTCCAGATTCTCTGCGATGGTTCCAGCTTTACATCCATAAAGATCGGGAATTAACTCGTGCTTTGGTAGAAAAAGCCTATAAAGCAGGCTACAAAGCACTTTGTCTAACTGTAGATGCACCTGTTCTCGGACAGCGAGAAAGAGATAGACGTAACGAGTTTGCCCTACCCTCACACTTACATCTGGCTAATCTCGCCACCATCTCAGGGCTAGATATTTCTCATGAAAAAGGCGAATCTGGATTATTTACCTATTTTGCCCAACAGCTAAACCCAGCAGTAACTTGGGACGATTTGGAATGGTTGCAGTCTTTATCTCCACTCCCTTTAGTCATCAAAGGAATTTTACGAGGAGATGATGCTGTTCGGGCTGTAGAATATGGAGCCAAAGCAATTGTTGTTTCCAATCATGGTGGCAGACAACTCGATGGTGCGATCGCTTCTTTAGACGCTCTAGCTGAAATAGTAGCAGCAGTAGATGGTAAAGTAGAAGTCCTGTTGGATGGAGGCATCCGTAGGGGCACAGACATTCTCAAAGCTCTGGCATTAGGAGCAAAAGCGGTACTAATCGGACGGCCCATTTTGTGGGGACTAGCAGTAGCAGGGCAAATTGGTGTATCTCATGTCATCTCACTACTACAAGATGAGTTAAATCTGGGAATGGCACTTAGCGGCTGCGCTAAACTACAGGATATTGACCCTAGTTTATTGACCCTGTCACGCCTGTAA
- a CDS encoding WecB/TagA/CpsF family glycosyltransferase, translating to MVARMLLPTKKVLDFPITALRFDDQVQTILKWARRRESKTVYVANVHMLIEAHWNPEFANVLRNADIVTPDGMPLVWMMRKMGALYQDRVAGMDIFLALCQLTQTQNLSIFFVGSQTEVLSRMRKRLEWEFPQVNIAAMEPLPFRPLTETEDEALVQKINSSGASAVLVSLGCPKQENWIAQHKGKIEAVMIGLGGVFPVYAGIHKRAPRVVRDLGLEWLYRWIQEPRRLCGRYAKTIPLFIWLATKQLLSSSRIAAVFLHETGD from the coding sequence ATGGTGGCAAGAATGCTTCTACCTACTAAAAAAGTACTGGATTTTCCTATTACTGCTTTACGCTTTGACGATCAAGTACAAACAATACTGAAGTGGGCGAGGAGGCGTGAGAGTAAAACTGTATATGTAGCCAATGTACACATGCTCATTGAAGCTCATTGGAATCCAGAGTTTGCTAACGTATTACGAAATGCAGACATAGTTACTCCTGATGGTATGCCTCTGGTATGGATGATGCGAAAAATGGGAGCGCTTTATCAAGACCGTGTGGCAGGAATGGATATTTTCCTAGCATTGTGTCAGCTAACTCAAACACAAAATCTTAGTATTTTCTTTGTAGGTTCGCAAACAGAAGTTCTTTCTCGGATGCGAAAAAGGTTAGAGTGGGAATTTCCGCAGGTGAATATTGCGGCGATGGAACCTCTACCCTTTCGCCCCCTGACTGAAACTGAAGACGAAGCTTTGGTTCAAAAAATTAACTCTAGTGGTGCTAGCGCCGTATTAGTATCTCTGGGATGTCCTAAGCAAGAAAATTGGATAGCTCAACATAAAGGTAAGATAGAAGCTGTAATGATTGGACTGGGTGGAGTTTTCCCAGTTTATGCAGGAATTCACAAGCGGGCACCCCGCGTAGTTCGAGACTTAGGACTTGAATGGCTGTATCGATGGATTCAAGAACCACGCAGGCTTTGCGGTCGCTATGCTAAAACTATTCCACTATTTATATGGCTAGCTACGAAGCAACTACTATCATCAAGTCGTATTGCAGCAGTCTTCCTGCACGAGACTGGGGATTAA